The following nucleotide sequence is from Saimiri boliviensis isolate mSaiBol1 chromosome 6, mSaiBol1.pri, whole genome shotgun sequence.
AGTTATTTGGGTGGATTTTCATCCCAGTGTGAAAgatgaggctcagaaaggtaaTAGGTCCAATGCCACCCAGCTAGTAAGCAGCATAGCTGGAAAAAGATACCACCCAGATTAAGATTCTGTTACTGACTTTTTTCATGAGATTGATTTTACTCATTAAGAGGTATGTCAGTCATAAGGAGTTTTTCCAGATACCTCAGGTAGAATGAATGAACATATATaagattatatacatatataaatagggATATACATATTCTCTCTGACATCTAAATATCTGGATATAGTTGCGTATAGGCACACCTACAGCAGTGTAGCAGAAAATGGCCTGGAGTGGAAGCCCAGAGCATTGAATTCTAGACTGGTTCTGTGTAACCTTGGATAATTCATGTCCGTGCATTGGACCTTGATTTTTCAAACTGCAAAATGAAGGAACTGAACTAAATTATCTCCAAGGTTCTTTCTTACAGTTAGACTTCTTATTCTCTCAGCAAGATGATGTGTATTCAGTGTCTTCCACTCCAACAGGGATCTCCTCTCGAGTTGCCCTTAACAGTGGCTGGCCAACAAACCATCTCCAAAAAGAGGCAACCTTTTCCACAGTTAGAAAGTCAGAGTAACAGAAGGCCTTGCATTCTACTATGTTGAAATCTTCCTGAAGTCCCATTAAGTGTCCAGCAGCCATAACCCACTGTTTCCTCCCAGACAGGCTATCACAGTCCTTGAAAAGAACCAAAATATAACCCCCCGATGACCTTTTTTGAGTAAGGGTCTTCACTCatactggagtccagtggcacattCATGTcacactgcagtctcaaactcctaggctcaagtaatcctcccaccacagccttccatgtagctgggaccacaatgcccagctaatttttttatttttttgtagagatggggttttgccacattgtctaggctggtctcgaactcctgggctcaagccctcctcccaactcagtctcacaaactgctggggttataggtatcagctaccatgcctggccgacCCCTCTCTTTTAAGAAAGTAATGTAAAAACCTGTACCATTTTTTAATGCAGTTGGGGTTGATTGGCCCTCCCATACCCATAAAGATTCCTCCCAGCATTCAAATTTTGTGGCTTCTAGTACCACAGAAAATTCAGGGCACTTTGACAAATTCAATTCAATTTCACCAACACTTGCTAAGACTGTTTGTAATTAGGTCGCCTACTTATTCATCACTGTCTTACTTGGCTACCAACAAGGAGCTTAGGGGTCAAAGCAAGATTCAGACATAGAGCTTTGTTTTGTCCAGACATATAAATCTGATGATCAATAAACCGATTAGTCTAAAAGGCATCCGTGATTCGAGGATCAATGCCCTTGAAGGTGGTAGGGGTTCTACAACTGAAAAAGATTTATGACAGTGAAAAAGGATTGCAGAAAGGTCTGAAAAGGTTTTATCTTGCTAATACACATACTCTTTTTATTATCCCATTTGATGGATTCTGAAATTATGGTTAGGAACCTAAGAGAAAGAATAGGACATCATAAACAAAGCCTCTTCTATAAGGCAGAACTGGGACTTCTAGTGATGgaattccttttttcctctcatgATATTGCCTTTAGTGAAATGGGGACAACAAAGGCCAGTATTTATGCCCAAGATTGGACTACAGAGACCTTTAACTCAGCAAGAGCTCTGCCTAGGGCATGGTGAGCCCTGAACTTTGGGCCCAGCTCTGTACTGATGTGCTATACAATTTGGGGAAAATCTGTCCTCCTGGGCTTCAGGTTCTTTctctgaaaggaagaaaattgaaTATAAACCTCTAATGCCCTTCAAGCACAACATTCCAAAGTCTTAATTCTGTGACCTTTACACTTAGAATTACTCTCGGGATAGCCAGGCCTCCAGTGAGTGAATTGAGTTAAGTTCATTTGggcaaaatctattttttttttttttttttttttttttttttgccacaagcTCAACAGATTCTTTTACTTAGATGCATAAAGTAATAAACCCTGATTTTTCTGTTACCCAAGCTCTGACTGTAGCTCCAGGGGAATTTTCAGAGTTCCTCAGGAGTAATGACAGGACCACCAGTATATTGTGGAAAGTCCTCCGCAATGATTTCCTCATAAAAGTCTTCTGAAATACTCAGAGACTTAGAATGTCAGCACTAGAAAGGTTCTCTGATACTGTGTAGTCCAAATGAGGAAATTCCCTTAGAGAGGAACTGACCTGACTTACTGACAGAGCCTAGGATGAGGGCCCCCACGCAGTTTCTGCAGCCTCATAAAGATACTCCTGACAAATGGTAACCTTGAGAACCACTGTGGTTAGAGGAAGTAGCAGCGAGTCTTAGATCCCCACAAGCATCTCTCTCTTTCAGCAGCTACTCATGATCTCATCTGTGAAGTGTTTATGCTGGTCTTAATGATCTCTGAGGTCTCTTCTAGCTCTGCAGTTCTGCTTCCCCCGTCTCAGACTGTCTGGACAAACAAGCAAGGCCTTCTTCTGCAGCATCATCTCTCTGGCTGCCAAGGGTGTTTTGGCTACTTATTTGTATTCTAAGTATGTGTGTCTCTCATttcataacacaaagaaaggGAAACATCCTCCAGCAAGGTTATTCTTAGATGTGGAAACCAAATTCTACTGCAGTCTCTTAGAGCTTTTTGATTTTCCTCAGAGGGATAGTCTCACCACTTTGTAATATGGCTGTGCTTGCAGCATAGAATAGGTAATGCAGCTTCCCCAGGGAAGATAAAAATTCCAGAGCATATTCTCCAGCAGTGTAAAGGAAAGTCTTCAGCATCGTTGGCCTGTTAACTTTAAAGAATCACAAAATCATGGCATTTTAAGCCATAACATTTTATAATCTTAGAATCCTAGAGTCTTGCATTCCAAGCTGGGACAGACCATAGTAGTCATAGTTTAGCTTTCGTCTTTCAGACCAGGCTCTGCCTGCATACCCTTAGGACAGGAGCTTACTGTCTCCCTATAAAGTGAGAGAGAAGAAATCACAATAGCTAATCTTTATAAAGTGCTTCTAATATGTCAGgtactattctaagtgctttttatttaacaattaatGTATTTATCACAGGAATCCTATGAAGTAGATACCATTACTGTTCCCATATTACACACAAGGAGACTGATGTATCCTACAGCTATTAAGTCGCAGAGCTGGGGGTTTGGACCTAGGCAGTCAGTCTGTCTCCAGACTGCTCGTAACCACTTCTCTGTGCTGCAGAGCTTTCAGAAACAGGCATCTTCTGATTCAGGGGTGTCCTCTCCTGCTTAGAAAAGGGATGCTTTCAACTCCGCTAGGATTCTCTACACCTTGATATATTCCTTTTAAATCAGGGGTGAGCAAACATTCCTGTAAAGGGTCAAATAGTTAGGCTTTTCAAAAGGCAGAATGGTCTCTGTCAGTAACCACCATTGTAGCAGGAAAGTAGCCTTAgtcaatatgtaaatgaatggttgtagatatgttacaataaaactttGTTAACCAAAACAAGCTGCCAATTACAAAAAGCATGGCTGAAAtttaactgttttatttatttattttttttgagatggagtctcactctgttgccaggctgctggagtgcagtggcgtgatctcagctcactgcaacctcctcctcctgagttcaagtgatttttctgcctcagcttcccaagtagctgggactacaggcataagccaccaggcccagctaatttttttgtatttttaatagagacggggtttcaccatgttgaccaggatggtcttgatcgcttgaccttgtgatctgcccacctcagcctcccaaagtgctgggattacaggcatgagccaccacacctggctaattgttttaaatatttatggtaTAAGTAAAAGATTCTGTGTTAAAATTAATTTGGGAAATACAGTCTCGTACATATTCCCATCTTAGAGATTCACAGTTCACCTCccaccttttgttttttaagagacagggtcttgctctgtcactcaagctggagtacagtggtgtgatcagggctcactacacctcagactcctgggctcaaggcatcctcatgcctcagccttccaagtagctggggactacaccagccactttgcctggctacgttttttttttttttcttgttttttagagatgtagtctatgttacccaggctggtgttgaacccTGgtctcaagtgcttctcctgccttggcctcccaaagtgctgggattataggtgacaGCCATGATATCCAGCCCActctattgttttaaaaacttctcGGGgtcatggaatttttaaaaaatcatgactgTTTCCTTCTATTTTACATTGTGACTTCACAAACATATGGCACTACAgaactctctttcctttcctttggcaAAAACAACTATTAAGATCCcttggaggccgggcgtggtggctcaagcctgtaatcccagcactttgggaggccaaggcaggtggatcacgaggtcaagagatcgagaccatcctggtcaacatggtgaaaccccgtctctactaaaaatacaaaaaattagctgggcatggtggtgcgtgcctgtaatcccagctactcaggaggctgaggcaggagaattgcctgaacccaggaggcggaggttgtggtgagccgagatcgcgccattgcactccagcctgggtaacaagagcgaaactctgtctcaaaaaaaaaaaaaaaaaaaaaaagatcccttgGAATCTATAATCTGTTGTCTACATTTGGGAAATGTCTATCTCCAGTTTATCTATAAAACCcctttgttttatagataagtAAATTGTGTCTCCATACACATCAGATGATTCCTTCTAGAAATCCGCAAAGCTAGTCTCCCTGTCTTCCCCTAGTGTCTGCTTCTCCTCCTATGACCGCATTTCAAGATAAGCTCCATAATCTAGAAACTTTGAGAAATCTGCTCTAGAATTCTCACTCATCTCAGTCCCGCTGCCAGTTAGTTTCTACTTTTTAACATACTTCCCTTTCTTTCATATGCCCTTTCCACTCTATCCTCGTCGCTACTTACTTCCCAGGCATATTAGACCACAAAACTATCGAAAAAACTATGTATCTGCAGgtggaaaaataaacaacatgaaTCCAGGGAAAGCTCAACTTTTGTGGCAGCTGCTCAGCAGCTCTCATATCCTCTTGAGTCCTTGGGCAGGGGGATGCCAAGCCAAAGAGGTGTGATGTGGACTGAGAGAGATTTGTGACCATGTGGTAGCTTTCTTTTACTTGGGGTTAGGGTAGAAGAGACCCAGATCTTTAGACGCATGGAATTTTCATTTAGGAAGAGATCTTCATTGTTAGCCACCtgattttacaaaataagaaactAAGGCCCAAAGACTTGACAGTTGTCACCAAAAATTAGGGGGAAAGCCAGAACTGAAGACTAGATGTCTTCTCTTCCAATAAAGCACTCCCTCCACTCTGCCCCCATTCTCTTCTTGTGTAATGGAAACAGCAGTTTGGAGCTGAAAGGGTCCTTGGCGAGAAATGTTATAGGTGAAAGAGCTGAAGCCCAGTGAGGTCAGCTAGACCTACCCAAGATCGAACCACAGAAAAGAAGCCACCTCAGCACCTCCCCAGCAGGGCTTCAAAGCATAGGTCCCCTGGTACTGTTCCTTCAACTTAGAAGAGTTTAGAGTCTTCAGGAGAAGTTATTAAAAAGACTTGCCTTTTCTGAGCCCAGGATCCCCTTGTGTAAAGTGCTAGGGTTGGGGTCACTTGATCACTTGGGTTCCATAGAATAATTCCATTTTGTGATTCTAAAAGGAGACAGTCTTGTCTCCTTTTATGACTCatgtttcaagtttttttttttctgtgaacaaGGGATCTATCACTCTTTTCCGGAGGATTCAAAGCAGCACAATTTATTTGCATGGCCAATTGTGAGCTTCTTGGGGCCTGACTTCTCAGTCTCAACTTTTTGTCCATCCTGGTTAGTGACAGACATGGCCCAGGTTCCAGGCTGATGTGAATCTTTGTGATCTCTTACTTCATGTCTTTTCAGGCAGAAGTAACCTTCCCCTAGACCCCAGGAGAGAAGGAAAGCCAACTCTGTAGAGCAAAGTTTTTCAGCATCCCAGAAGATGAGGATCTCTGGATGGTGTTTTGTATGGGGTTTCCACCTTCAAACttggtggggaggaaggggaacATGATGGAGGGAAGtccaagaagagagagagagataaggagaaaaagaaatagagcaagagagagagagcagcaaAAAGATACCCTGCATGCTGCATGAGAAGACAAAAGCAAGAAGATAGAGTAGCAATAAAGAGCAAGTGGGTTGAGGGCTTCCATCTCTCTGCACCTGCCCACTCCACACAGCTCCAAATCCCAGGCTGTCAGAGCGGAAAGGGACCATCTGGTTCTAGcctcttattttatagataagagccctgagacccagagaaagaaaagatgccCAGAAACATGCAGCCCTGTGCACCAGGACTGAGGGAGCTGCCTCTGGGGTCAGGGCTTTCTGGGTGGAGCTCTGTTCTGTTTGTTCTCATCTCTGTTTCCAGCCTGGATTCAGCCCATCTTTAGTCTGGGGAGTCATGACTGGGACCTGCTGCCTTCTAGCAGTGCTCTTCTGCCAACTAACTGGAAGTCTCTCTTATTGCCTTGGTACAGGATATACTGCGGGGACACCGTACAAGGTCCCACCGACCCAGAGTAATACTGCTCCACCCCCCTACTCCCCATCACCCAACCCCTATCAGACGGCCATGTATCCAATCAGAAGTGCCTACCCCCAGCAGAATCTGTATGCCCAGGTAGGTATATGTCAAAGCCACCTCTTCTGCAGGTAGAGGAGCCTCCAGCCTGGCTGCAGTGTGGTGGGGCAGGGCGAGGAagtgagggaaggagaggagagtttATGGCTCTCGCTAACCATCCCTGTTGTATGACTGAAGCAATATCCCTGCACTCTACTTACTCCCTCATTCCACCTCAGCCCCTAGAGGAGTGAGACATGAAGTCATTTAGATTAACAGAGCCCAGAACATCAGAGGACAAGGGCCCTCAGAGATTTTCTAGCTCAGCTCCTTTGTTAaacaagtggggaaactgagacgCAAAGAGGGGAATGACGTGTCCAGGGTTACACCATGAACTATTAGTTGGTCAAGATGAGACCCCAATGTTTTGATCTTTTCTAACCCCCACATCTGCCCTTCCTTGATCAAGTCTGTGAACtgagtggggaggaggaaagTACACAGGCTCTGTCACTAGTgtcctctgtgaccttgggcaagttactcttTCTGTGCCTGATGGCCCTTTCTGGGCTCCTTCAGCTGGAGGACATATGCTTTCCAGGATTGGTATGAGACAGGGGACCATATGGGGCTCTAGCACATCCATGACACATTCTTCTGGAGTGACAACTCTATAGGAAGTGTATGTGGTGAGGAGAAtactttttttagtttaaaaaaacagCTGTATTTTAAAGTAGAAGGCAAAACTTAAGAGGCTTgagatatttttctcatttagtaGAAACATTTGAAGATTTCTGAATTACGATGATCTCAGGGACTCCAGTTTACTCCCCCTGGAAGTCAGTGGGCCAGTGGATTGTGGCAGCAGGAAGCAGCCATGTGATTCAGGAATTGGGAGTCACCTTGGACCACTGTCTTCATCCTTACCTTTTCTACCTAAAGGGAAATAGCTAATAAGAGACATCTTCAGAAATGCTATCCATTtatgcctttttttgttgtttttttgttttggggtgtgGAGACAAGTCTTGCcgtcgctcagactggagtgcagtggcacaagatcggcttgctgcaactttcacctcccaagttcaagccattctcctgcctcagcctcccaggtagctgggactacaggcatgcgtcaccacgcctagctcattttttcttaattttttttaatttttagtagagatggggtttcaccatgctggccaggctgctcttgaactcctgagctcaagtgatccacctgccttggcctcccaaagtgctgggattgcagacatgagccactgcgcccagtcgccatttttttttccaacataaAATGCTAGCACTTGTACCAGTATGATACTAATTATCCTTCAGAgtacaggcagtgctcgacttacgaccgcAGTCGGGACCATGGagcggtcgtaacacgatttggtcgtaagttgagtaggctatgtgtacagttgaaatggtgcacgcggagatggtagtgctgccagaagatggtctgcactgtcgtacgcccagctgggcaacgtttgcctgccagacgcggagcagtcgtggctagcgattgtggtcgtaaagtcgaatggtcgtaagttgcataggttgtaagttgATCGATACCTGTATGTGTTCTAGAGTTTACCAGCCCTGTTCACATGCTTGGTAACAGTAAGCATGCGATTGTTGTTCCTACCTTTAAATAGGCAGTTTGTAAAAGTTCGTTGCAATAAgataaaacatgttaaaatgctaAACTGGGGTTAAGGGAGTAGAGCTCTTATCCCATTAGATCATCATAGCAGCCTTAGGGGCAAGGCAGGACAGAATTAGAGCCTTATTTTTCTAGCAGGGAAGTGCAGCTACTCATGTACCCTTGACCGAAGACTGGTCCTCCTCTATCAGGGGATGGTTGTCCTCTTCAATAGAGCATGCAGCTTCGGGAGGGACACACATGGAgcggtgagggaggaaggggacacccACCTAGCCAGCCAGATCAGCTGAATCAACCCTGGCGATCAATAGGGTGACAGATGTTGCAGCCAGATCACCCTCACATCCTAGAggcttatttttcaaataagcCCAGCACTGCACTGACCAGAGTCCCATAGTAAGACAAGTAGACCCCCAGCTGGGGTCCAGACTTTGTGTCTTTCAGCCCATGCTGTTCTCTCCACATCCCACCCACCTCTCCAAATGCTTATGTGACCTCAGCCTCTTTCCCCCAGGGAGCCTACTACACACAGCCGGTGTACGCTGCCCAGCCTCATGTCATCCACCACACCACAGTCGTCCAGCCTAACAGCATTCCCTCTGCTATCTACCCGGCTCCTGTTGCTGCCCCCAGGACCAACGGCGTGgccatgggcatggtggcaggcaccaccATGGCAATGTCAGCAGGTGAGGCATGGTTGCAGGCACCACCATGGCAATGTCAGCAGGTGAGGCATGGTTGCAGGCACCACCATGGCAATGTCAGCAGCAGCGTCTGCATCACTGTCCATCCCTTTCCTCTAGGAACTCACAACGGAGCGGAGAACACAGTCATGGAATCGACTGCAGCATAGCACAAGAGATCCTGTgccctggggtgggtggggggcatGGGAACCCAGAGGAAGGAGCCTCTAAGTTTGTCTACAGGGATGAGGAAGATTCCACCAAGAAGGGCATATCAAGCTAGGCCTTAAAGGGTGAACGCAGGCTAACTAGAGAATTGAAAGAGGGAAGGGTGGTGCAGAAAGAACATGGTGATGGCATGTTCATAGAATGGAGCAATGGAGCCAAAGCCCTTAGGAAATAGGAGCTGGGAGTTGGAAGGTGGCTGGATCGCTGGCAAGGGTAAGATGGTGGAAAGTCTTGAATACCTTGTGGTACCTCTATTGCGCACAAAGGGGGTCAAGCAGGGCAGGCAGGGACACCGTTAAGTTTAAACATTAAGCAGAGTGGAGGCAGGATTAGAAGGGGTGAGGTGGAAGCAAGTAGGTCAGTGAGGAGGCTGTCAGTGCAGTTTAGGGAAGAGAGATACTAGCACTCCAGTAACAGCAGGGGCTCCAAAAAAGAGAACACAGGTACAATATTCTTTATTAGGCAGGAGCTTAAGGACCTGtgcaataattataataattttgagGGATGAGAGAAGCAGAAGTCCCCAAGgacctttttttcctgagatagagtcttgctttgtcacccaggctggagtgcagtgacacgatcttggtcCACTGGAGTCTTGATCTgctgggctaaagtgatcttcccacctcagccttccaagtagctggggccacaggcgtgtgccaccacagccagctaatttttgtggtgtttttttttttgtttttttgtagaggtggggtttcaccatgttgcccaggctggtcttgaactcttgggcttaagggatccacccatctctgactcccaaagtactgtacTAGggtaacaggcataagccattatGCATGGCCTAGAGACCCAACTTTTAAAGAACCAGCTAGGCTACCATCTGAGATAAGAAAGTACAAGGGGCAGGGTGagcatttggattttattctgccCCTAATGTAACGGTATGGTTGAGGCCTCTTACTCCCCAGATCAAGTCAGCAAACTGTTGGATATCTACTTGGTGCCAACCTTGTTGTTCGGGTCCTGGGAACCAGATATCAATAGATCAGACCAGAACCCTGTCCTTAAGGAACACCCAGGTTAGTGTGGGAAATACAAGACATCACAGTTACTGTTCAGTGTGATTGTGCAGTAAGACacacaaaagtaaaagaaaggccaggcatggtggctcacgcctgtaatcccagcactttgggaggctgaggccggtggatcacttgaggtcaggagtttgaaacagcctggccaacatggtgaaaacccgtctctactaaagatacaaaaattagctgggcatggtgatgcacacctgtaattccagctgctcaggaggctgaggtgggagaatcgcttgaactcaggaggcagaggctgtggtgagctgagatcacaccattgcactctagcctgggcaacagggcgaggttccatctcaaaaagaaaaagggtggggaaggaggaCTTGGAATAGTGATTCTGTCCTCAAGCATCAGAAAAGATTGCCTTAAGGAGGTGAAGCCTGGTGAGGTGGAGAAGGGCAGAGAGCAGTGCATCAGGAAGGTGAGGGAGATGGGGGattcaggcagagggagcagtcATGCCAGACTGTAGCTTCATCCTCTTCATTCCTGTGTCTGGTGCAGCCTCATCAGgttactcttctctctctctggatgCTCAGGTACCCTGCTGACTACACCCCAGCACACAGCGATTGGGGCACACCCTGTCTCCATGCCAACATACAGGGCCCAAGGAACCCCTGCGTACAGCTACGTGCCCCCACACTGGTAAAGCCTGCAGCCCATCCAAGTGAGTTCAGCCAGGGTGAGAGAGGTGGGAGGGGGATACATACAGGAACTGCTTCAAAGCCCCTGGC
It contains:
- the FAM168A gene encoding protein FAM168A isoform X3 — translated: MNPVYSPVQPGAPYGNPKNMAYPGYPTAYPAAAPAYNPSLYPTNSPSYAPEFQFLHSAYGYTAGTPYKVPPTQSNTAPPPYSPSPNPYQTAMYPIRSAYPQQNLYAQGAYYTQPVYAAQPHVIHHTTVVQPNSIPSAIYPAPVAAPRTNGVAMGMVAGTTMAMSAGTLLTTPQHTAIGAHPVSMPTYRAQGTPAYSYVPPHW
- the FAM168A gene encoding protein FAM168A isoform X2; the encoded protein is MNPVYSPVQPGAPYGNPKNMAYPGYPTAYPAAAPAYNPSLYPTNSPSYAPATLLMKQAWPQNSSSCGTEGTFHLPVDTGTENRTYQASSAAFRYTAGTPYKVPPTQSNTAPPPYSPSPNPYQTAMYPIRSAYPQQNLYAQGAYYTQPVYAAQPHVIHHTTVVQPNSIPSAIYPAPVAAPRTNGVAMGMVAGTTMAMSAGTLLTTPQHTAIGAHPVSMPTYRAQGTPAYSYVPPHW
- the FAM168A gene encoding protein FAM168A isoform X1, with translation MNPVYSPVQPGAPYGNPKNMAYPGYPTAYPAAAPAYNPSLYPTNSPSYAPEFQFLHSAYATLLMKQAWPQNSSSCGTEGTFHLPVDTGTENRTYQASSAAFRYTAGTPYKVPPTQSNTAPPPYSPSPNPYQTAMYPIRSAYPQQNLYAQGAYYTQPVYAAQPHVIHHTTVVQPNSIPSAIYPAPVAAPRTNGVAMGMVAGTTMAMSAGTLLTTPQHTAIGAHPVSMPTYRAQGTPAYSYVPPHW